TGCGACTGGTGGCACGGGCACAGGATGCGGTAGGTCTGCTGCTCGTACAGCGACGAGGGGCAGCCCAGGTGCGAGCACACCTTGGTGTAGGCGAAGAACTCACCGAAGTTGAAGCTCTCCTGACCCTGCCGCCGGACGACCTTGTGCATGTCCTGCGGCTTGATGCGGATGAGCATCACGGGGTTGCGCACGCCCATCTGGATCTTGGCCAGATTGTGGTGCGATTCGGGAGTGGTGCCGTCACCGTCGGCCTCACGCCACGGGAACACGGTCTCCATGCCGCCGGCGTCGAGGTCCTCCGGGCGCATCTTGACGAACGGGGCGTGGCCGTCACCGGTCGCGCGGGCGAGGTAGATGGTCTCGCCTGCGTAGCGCGGGGTCCACCCCGAGGTCCACAGCACGGCCTTCTTGCCCTCGGCGGTCGGCACGACGGGCTTCCACGGGTTCTTGATCAGACCGCCGGCGAACGCCACCAGGGTGCCGAGGCCGAACGCTCCGAGTCCGAGCCCGAGCGAAGCGCCGATCATCTTGCGACGCTTGATGGTTGAGCCCTCGAGCGCGTCGGAGAGGTTGGCCACCACGGTCTTGCGGTCGAACTCGCTCGACGCACCGTCATGGCGGTCCTGGACGGTGATCTCCTCAGGAATGAACTTCTTCTGGTAGAGCACCGCGCCGATGCCGATCGACAGGATCGACAGGCCGAAGGTCAGGCCGTACATCGGGGTCGCGAGGTTGTACCAGATGCTGTTCGGGTCCCACTGCCACGGCCAGAACAGGAAGACCACCAGCAGTGCGAGGCCGCTGAGGCCACCCAGGAGGAGCCAACCGGCGACGCTGCGCTCGGCGCGCTTCTCGGCGCGGGTGCCCTCGACGGGCCAGCGCTCCTCTTTGTAGATGATGTCCACGCCGTCCTTCTGGCCGCCCAGGGCCAGAAGTTCCTCGCGTGACATCGATGCCAACTGCTCGTCAGTCGGCTGCTGCGCGCCAGTCGCGTCGCTCATGCTCGTGCCCCGATCCACATCGCCACACCGATCATCGCCACCATGCCGACGATCCAGATCACCATTCCCTCAGAGGTGGGGCCCAAGGCGCCCAACCCGTAGCCACCGGGGCTG
The DNA window shown above is from Mycolicibacterium confluentis and carries:
- the qcrA gene encoding cytochrome bc1 complex Rieske iron-sulfur subunit, whose product is MSDATGAQQPTDEQLASMSREELLALGGQKDGVDIIYKEERWPVEGTRAEKRAERSVAGWLLLGGLSGLALLVVFLFWPWQWDPNSIWYNLATPMYGLTFGLSILSIGIGAVLYQKKFIPEEITVQDRHDGASSEFDRKTVVANLSDALEGSTIKRRKMIGASLGLGLGAFGLGTLVAFAGGLIKNPWKPVVPTAEGKKAVLWTSGWTPRYAGETIYLARATGDGHAPFVKMRPEDLDAGGMETVFPWREADGDGTTPESHHNLAKIQMGVRNPVMLIRIKPQDMHKVVRRQGQESFNFGEFFAYTKVCSHLGCPSSLYEQQTYRILCPCHQSQFDALHFAKPTFGPAARALAQLPITINTEGYLVANGDFIEPVGPAFWERKS